The sequence ACTTTTTGGAGTTATTTGGATCACGAGTTTTCTCCTCGTTGCTGGATCTTCCGCGGCTCTCGAGCCCGACGATACCGTCGCCGGGTTGGTCGAGAGCGCGCCGGAACCAGCGGCAGCCGAACCAGCGGCGACCGACGGGTCGACCGTAGTCGACGATGCCGAGCAAGGGGAGGATGCGGGCAGTCTCGCGCGCGAGTTTGCCGTGGAAGAGATCGTGGTGAGCGCGCGGCGGCGAGAAGAACTCGAGCAGCAAGTTCCGGTGGCGATGACGGTGCTCGGGGAGAAGCAACTGCAAAGTGCTTTTACTCGCGACATATCCGACATCACCGGCTACGCACCCAACGTGATCATCAACCCCGTGCGGGTGGGGCCGAGTGGTACGGCAATTTCAATTCGCGGGATCAGTTTTCAGGATATCGAAAAAAGTTTTGACCCCGGTGTCGGCGTTCTGATCGACGATGTGTTCCTGGGTGTTTCGGCCGGATCTCTTGTGAGCAATTTTGACGTCGGTTCAATCGAAGTCCTGCGAGGACCTCAGGGAACGCTTTTCGGCAAGAACACAATCGGTGGTGCGATCCGGGTGACCCGAACCCGCCCCACCGGGGAGTGGGGGCTGAAATCGAGTGTGACGGGTGGCTCCTACGGCCGCAATGACTACCGGGTCCTGATCAATGCTCCGGTCATCGAGGACAAGTTGGCCGCAAAGGCGTGGTTCTACAGCGAGAACGATGATGGCTCGATGTATAATGAGACCAAGAAGCGTTGGGTCGGTGGGCAAAACTACTGGACCGCCGGTTTGACACTGGAAGCGACTCCGACTGACAACCTGACTATTTTGGGGACCTACGAGCATATTCGCGACGACACGCCGACTCTCCCCTTGATCAACCTCAGCCAGTTCCCGGGTGAATCGATCTATTTGCCGGGCGGTGATCTGCAATGCCGCGAATACGGTGAATGTTCCGTGGACAATCTCGACCGAGTCACGACGCAGAACTTCTCGGATCGCTCTCATATGGATCTGGATGCGGTGACGGTACAGGCCGATCTGTTACTTGAGGATATTGGAACGCTGACTTCGATCACCGGTTGGCGTGGTCATACCGAGTCGGTAAACGCCGACATGGATGCTTCCGCGATCGACTATTTCTCGGTCCTCCGGGAGCAGACTTATGATCAGGTAAGCGAAGAGGTCCGACTGGCAACCGAAGAGTTCGCAGGTTTTCAGTTCGTAGCGGGCCTCTATCTCTGGTGGGCCCAGTTCACTCTGGACCAGACCAGCTATTTCCTTACCAGCAGGTTGGATCCCGGGTTGCCGATAGACACAGATCTGGTGTTGAAGACTGGGCAGGAGACTTTCAGTATCGCGCCGTTTTTTCAGGCGGATTACGCGATTACCGATTGGCTGAGTGCGACCGCCGGGTTGCGCTTTACCTGGGAGCAGAAGCGCTTGACTCGATTCGATCAGTCGGTGCATATCGGCGAGGCGGTCATCCCCATCGTGGGTGATGCGGGTCAGACGGCGCATTGGAATGCGCCCACGCCGATGGCCGGTCTCGACGCGCAGATTACCGACGAGGCGATGACGTATTTCCTCTATTCGCGTGGTTTCAAAAGTGGCGGCTACAACGTCCGCGCCGGCAGTATCGAGTCGTTGGGTCCCTACGATCCGGAATATGTCGACAGCATGGAGGTCGGCCTCAAGAGTGATTGGTTCGACGATCGACTGCGCGCGAACGCATCCCTGTTCTGGAACATCTATGACGACAAGCAGGAAGAGATCCTGAGTTATTATCCGGAATCACCTGTCGGGCAGCAGACGTTCGTCGAGAATGTGGCCAAGGCACGAACGCGCGGTTTCGAGTTGGAACTGATCGCGGTCCTCTTGCCGGATCTGACCGTGCGCCAGAGCTTCGGCTATCTGGATGCCTCGTATATCGATGGTGAGTTCACCTATATTGTCGACGGGGGCGAGTTCAAGGAGCCTTTCGCCAGCCAGCAGATGCGTCGCGCTCCCAAATTCCAGTACTCGATTTTCGTTGATTATATCCGTGAGCTCGGTCCGGGACTCGTGAACCTGCATCTCGATTGGCGTTGGATCGATCAGTATCAGACGTCGTTCCCGAATATCGCGATCGGCGAGGTACCAGCCAACTCCAAACTGAATCTGCTGGTCGGCTACACCCTGCCCATGCCGGGGGCAGAGGATTGGACCCTGCGGGTCGAGGCATTCGGGCGTAATATCAACAACCCGTCGGTTCTCGGCCAGACGGTTGCGGCCGCCGGCCTCTTCACCTTCGGAGCCTTGCCCCCACCACGGACGTGGGGCGTGGAGATGCAAGTGGCCTGGAACTAGGGGAGAGGCAATGGCTCAGTCCCAGGCCTCATTGAAGCAAAGGAGCTCCGGCTCTTCCGTGAAGGCAATTTCGGCGACTGAGCAATTGTCGAGGATTCGTTTCCATTGGGAGTAGTCGCCGTCGAGAATATGGCCCATCGCCATGCTCATTGCGCCGCCGTGGGCGACGCAAACGACTCGCTGGCCGGGGTGTTTGCCGGCGATCGCTTTCAATGTCCCGACGAGGCGGTCCGTGACCTGACGCGGCGACTCGCCACCATGAGGGGCAAAGTCGGGATCTTTCTTCATATTGCCCCAGAGATCTTCCTTGTCCCATAACTCGCGGTAGGGACGTCCCTCCCAGGAACCCAGGTCGTACTCGCGCAGGCCCGGTTCGAGCTGAATTTCGACATCGACAGCGGCTGATATCGCGCGGGCCGTATCGTGCGCTCTCTGCAGATCGCTCGCGTAGATGGCGTCAGGCCGGAATCGCTTGCGGATCCCTTCGGCGACGCGGGCTGCTTGTTCCCGACCGTGATCCGATAGCGGGGTGTCCGTCGAACCATGCCAGATCCCACCTGTATTGGCGGCGGTCTGGCCATGGCGTACCAAAGTCAACACTGTGCGTTCCATTTTCTCGCCTCTCGAAATTTTCGCGCCAGGACTCAGGACATCAACCGGCGAAGAAAGCGGTTTCCGTAAAGGAATTTTGCGAATTTCTCCATTTGGGCTGCGCTTTCGGCGGTGTAGGGATAGCCGCCCTGCGATTTCTTCGCCTTGTCCACGATGATGGGGTGCGGGTGGCAATATCCACGGATGCCGGTTTCGCCGTTGACCTGCCCGACGCCGCTTGATTTCAGACCCCCGAAAGGAGCTTCGGGGATGCCGTAGGTCACCGAGATATCGTTCACAATGACACTTCCGGTCAGGATGCGTTTCCCCATCGCGAGCCCCTTGGCGAGGTCTGTGGTCCATACGGTGCCGGAGAGCCCATAATCGGAGTCGTTGGCCTTCTCGATCGCCTCCTCTTCGTCGGCCACTTTCTGGATGGCGATGATGGGGCCGAAGGTCTCTTTGGTCATCAGATCCATGGAGTTTTCGACTTCGGTAACGACTGTTGGCGGGAAAAAATAGCCGGGCAAATCGTCGCGTCGGTCCCCACCGAGCAGCACTTTCGCTCCCTTGGCCCGGGCATCGCGCATATGAGCCTCGATGATATCCATTTGCCGGTCCCAGAATACCGCTCCCACGTCGCCTTCTTCGGTGGCGCTTTGTTTCAGTTTGCTGGCCTGGTCGACGACCTTGGCCACAAAATCGTCATAGATCGCTTCGGGCACGTAAACGCGCTCGGTGCCGCAGCAATAATGACCGGTATTGAAAAAGGAGCCACGCAGTGCCCCGTCAGCGGCACGATCCAGATCCGCGTCACGGCAGACGATCATCGCATCCTTGCCGCCGAGTTCGAGAGTGCAGGGGATCAGGTTTCGACCACATGTTTCGCCGACTTTTCTGCCTGTAGCGACGCTGCCCGTGAACGAGACCTTGTCGAGGCCGGCGTCGAGCAGCGCGGCACCGGTCGCACCGTCGCCCTGAACGACCTGATAGACGCCTTCCGGGAAGCCCGCTTCCCGGGTAAATTCTTCGAATAATTTTGCCGAGAAAGGCGTAACCTCGCTCGGCTTGTGGACCACGGTATTCCCGGCCATCACGGCCTGCGCAAAGGGGTTGGCTGTCAGGGCGACAGGGCCGTTCCATGGCGTGATCAGACCGACGACCCCGAGGGGTTGATAGACCAAGGTGATTTTTTTCGAGAACCTCTGAAGGCCGGAGGCTCGACGCTCGGCCGTGCGCAGGTATTTCCCGGCTCGCTTTGCGTAGTGGGAGATTTGCATGCAGGCGGCGAACGCCTCCATCATCACCGCTTCGTTGCGCGTCTTGCCGGTCTCCTGAATGACGATATCGATCAGCTCGTCCATCCGCCGGACGGTCACATCCACCAATTTCCACAGAAACTCGGCACGTTGGTCAAAGCTGAGCGCGGCCCAGGCCGGTTGCGCTGCCCGCGCGCGAGCAACGGCTTCGTGAACTTCCTCATCTGTGCCTGCAGTGAACTCCCCGATAGACTCCATCGTGACGGGACTTTTGACGTTGTATTTTCGGCTCTCGCCGGTCGATTCCATCGGTTCGAAAATTGCCATATTACATTCTTTCTAAAGGTTGGGTCGCGAATCGGCGACTGCCTGAATACCTACTGGAATGCCGTTGAGAATCGCATTTCCCGAGGTTTTATCGACGGCGTTTTCGTCCGTCAGGTCGTTGGAGTTGGCCCCGGGCTGCAGGTGTCCGGCGACCGACATATGGGGTCGCGTTGCAGGTGTCCCGTACCCGTGCGGGAGGCTCACAACCCCGACGCGAAGTTCGTCGGAGATTTCGACCTCGGCTCGGACGGAGCCTGCGGCGGAGCTGATCTCGGCGAATTGTCCCGAGACGAGACCTCGGGCCTCGGCATCTCTGGGGTGTATAAGGAGGGTACAGCGGTTGGGGCCTTTGGCCAGATTTTTCAAATTATGCATCCAGGAATTGTTCGAGCGCAGGTGGCGGCGTCCGATCAGAACAAGCTCGGGGTGCTCTCGTTGCAGCAGGTCTTCCAGCCGTCGGGCGTCTTCACGCATGAGCGGTTGGTCGAGCTGGACCCGTCCGTCTGCTGTCGCCAACTGGCTTTCCAGTCGCGGCTCCATGGGGCCGAGATCGAGTCCATGGCTCGCCGCGCGAAGTCTGTCGAGTGTCATTCCCTCGCCAGCGAACTGGTTCCCTCGAGACCCGGCGCGGAGCATCCCGTCGAGGATCCACTCGGGTCCGGGCTGGTCGCCAAGCTGGCGTCGTGCTTCCTCCTGCGAAATCTCGGGGTTGGCGGAGCCGGGGCCTGCAATCCTCGCCAGGGTTCCGGCGCGAAGCATTTCGTCCATGGCGGGTCCGTCAGACCCATTGAGTCGCCCGCCGATTTCGCAGACGATCTCGTATAAATGCTTCACTCCCGGCGGTGCGTCCAGTACGGCGGGCGCCCATTTGGCGAAATTGCGAATCGATAAATTGTGGAAGGCGAGGGGATAATTTGTTCGCTCGAGCGGAGCGCTGGTCGGCAGGATGATATCAGCATGGCGGGTGGTCTCGTTGAGGTAGAGATCAACCGAGACCATGAAGTCGAGTTGGGCCAGCGCTCGGTCGAGTCGTTGTGCGTTTGGCGTCGAGGATACGGGGTTTCCCGCGACTGTCACCAGAGCGCGCACGCGCCCCTCCCCGGGGGTGTCGATTTCTTCGGCGAGAGTCGCCACCGGAAGCTCGCCGGCAAATTCGGGCAGGCCCCGAACTCGGCTGCGCCAGCGGTCATAGGGCATCCGTGAGGAACGCCGCGCCGGGCCCGCATGAGCGTGTGCCGGGTGCGGGAACATCACACCGCCGGCTCGGTCGAGATTGCCGGTCAGAATATTGAGAACATCGATCAGCCAACTGGCCAGTGTCCCGAATTCCTGAGTGCAAATTCCCAGCCGCCCATAGCAGGCCGCCGTGCGGGCCTTCGCGAACTGGTGTGCGAGTTTGCGGGTCGTTTCGGGGGCGATCCCGGTTGCTTCGGCGACGCTCTCGGGGCTGAAAGGTCTGGCAAGTTCCCGAAGCGATTCGTGCCCGGTAACGGACCGCTGCAAGGGGCCCGTATCGGCTAGTTGATCATCGAAGATCGTGTGAATCAGAGCGAATAGAAAGAGCGCATCCGTGCCTGGTTGGATCGGCACGTGAAGATCGGCGATGGCTGCGCTTTCTGTCAGGCGGGGGTCGACGACGACGAGAGTTCCCCCGCGTTCGCGGAGAGCGCGCAGCCGACCACGCATATCCGGAGCGGTCATGATGCTGCCATTGGACACCAGGGGGTTGGCGCCAAGGATCAGGAAAAAGTCGGTGCGGTCGAGATCGGGAACGGCAAAACTGCCCGGCGAGCCAAACAACAACTGATTGGCAAACATCTTGGGTAATTGGTCCACACTGGTGGCCGAGAAGCGCCATTTGGTTCCGATCGCCTTTACGAGAGCGGGAACGGAGAGGTTGGAGCCAAAATCATGCGCATTCGGGTTGCCGAGGTAGGTTGCGATCGCGTTGGCCCCGTGATCGGTGCGAATCTCGCCCAATCTTTCGGCCACCGTTTCCAGAGCGTCTTCCCAGGAAATTTCCTGAAAATCCTTTCCCTTCCTCTGCAACGGATGACGGACGCGGTCCGGATCGGTGGACAAGCCCACAAGTCCCGTCGATTTCGGACAGATATACCCGCGGCTGAAGGGATCTTCGGTGTCTCCACGGATGTCCACGACCTTGCCGACACCCCGATCGACGGTGATTTGGACCCCGCAATGCGCCTCGCATAAGGTGCAGTCCCGGTAAATTACGTCTGTCGCTCCATTGCTCATGATTGTTGTTGTAGGGCGGGAAAGGCTCAGGGTCCAGTCTGGCCGCGGACCAGGGGAAATCGAAACCGGGCGGGTTGGTCAGGAAGGCTTTTCTCCCGCGCCGGCCTTGGGCGGGCCGGCGAGAAGGCCTTGAAGGCTGTCCCTTCGTTCCTTGGGGATGCGGACGGGACGACCATCGCCATTGACCATCGCGTGTCGGGTTTCGGCGATCGCTACGTTCTCGCCGTCCAATTGAATTTCGTAGGACATGCCAAGAGAAGCTCCGCGCACCCAGGCAAGCCGGACGCGAGTCACCAATCGGTCGTCGAATCGGGCAGCCCGTTTGTAGTCAATCTCCACGCGGGTGGTCGAGAAATGTCGATCCATGGCAACGTACTCGCTGTAGGGGCGGTCATGAATGTCCATCCATTCGATCCGCGCCATCTCGAGATAGCGGACGTAGTTCGCGTGATGCACGATGCCCATCGCATCGGTTTCGAAGAATTGAACGCGATGGTGCAGGGTCGCCTCGGCACACGGTATCGCTGCGCTCTCTGTCGCACTCTCGTTCATGAATCTTCCGTCGACAATGAGTCCAGAAACTGGAGGACTGCCTCGCTGAAGACGTCATTTCGGTCGCCGGCAACCATATGTCCGGCACCGCCGACGTCGGTGAACTGGGCATGGGGCGCCAGGCCCAGAAAATGCTCGACTTGCTCCATCGTGAGAAGGTCGCTCTTCTGACCGCGAATCAGGAGGGTCGGTAGGGTGAGCGCGCGGGCCGCATCATCGAGAACCGTCTCGGAATCCTGCGGTCTGCCCTTGATGCTCATGAAACGGGGGTCCCAATGCCAGCGCCATCGGCCGTCGTCGCCAAGGCGAAGGTTCTTGGCGAGGCCTTCATTGCTGGCCGGACGCGGGCGGTGCGGGTTGTAGGCAGCTACAGCGTCGGCCGCCGCATCGAGGTCGGGGAAACCCTCGGGGTTCGCAAGCATGAAGTCCATGATTCGTTGAGCGCCGGCAGGATCCATTCGCGCCGCGATGTCAACCAGAATCAGGGCTCGGGCAAAAGGTTGGGGCCGGCCGCCCTCGGCCAACAGGCACGCGATGCCGCCGAGAGAGGCTCCGACCAAAACAGGTTTCTGATCGAGGGATTGGACCACAGCCTCGAGGTCGCCGGCAAAGTCCGTGTAGTGGTAGCGACCTTCTGTATCCCATGCGCTGTCACCATGGCCTCGTTGGTCAAGGGCAATCGAGAACCAGCCCAGATCTGCGAGTGTTCGAGCAGTGGCATGCCAGGAGTGTCGAGTCTGGCCACCGCCATGGACAAAGACGATCGGCGCGCCATCAGGAGGGCCGAAGCAGTCGGCATGAAGTGGGTTCCCGTGGTGGCCGTGCAGGCGGAGGTCTGAAGGTTGTTCTGCCATGCTTGAATCCTAGTTGGATCAGTTGCCCGACTGCAACTGCGCAGATCAGGCCTCGAATCCGTTTTTTAGAACTTCTTGTCGACGATATTGGGTACGAGGGGATACGACGCCGATTCGCTGTAGTAGGAACTGGCAGCCCAGTCCTTCATCTCCTGCGAATTCAATCGGTTGTCCTTGTCCTTGTCGGCTCGATCGAAGACAGTGTAGATACGTGTCCCGAATTCGGCTTCCTGCCGGTCCACATGGCCGTCATCGTTTTCGTCATGTTCATCGTGTTCGTTCATCCACTTTTGTGTGGACTGGGTCAGGGCTTGGGCCAACTCGAACAGAGTGACGTATCCGTTTTCATCCTGGTCTGTCTCGTCGAAGGATTCTCCGCGGAAAAAGCCCGTGCCCTTGGCTTCCAGAGCGGACAAGTTCCCGTCCTGGTCGGCATCCGCTTTTTTGAAATTTTTCCGAATCTCCTCGGACGGCGCGGCGGACTGAGCGGAATCGGCAGGTTCGGCCGGCGACTCCGTTTCTGCGGCGCCGGCAATCGTTCCGATGAGAAGAGGAAAGAAGATCACGGGGAGAAGACCCGTCAAAAACTTCAGAAGATATCGCATATGGTTTCCTACCCCTGTTTACCGTTTGACGGGAAATTATATGAGACTTTGCCTGGCATTTGTCTCGGCGCCGACGGTCGGCTGGCAAGTTGGGGTGTTGCCCACCCTCGCGACCCGATGCGTCAACTAGTGGGCTTTGGTGCCCTCGGTATGGCTGATCTTTAGCTGGAGAACTTTGGAGGGGGAAGGTGATCACCAGCTTTTGAAACCTCTGGGGCATCAGGTGAGCCTTTCCGGTCCCGAATCGGGCAATTGGCGTATTTCCCGCGCGCTCTCGGGTTTTCTATGTGGTAGTCTCTACCAATGGCAAAAATTTTCCCGATTCTCCGCAGTTTCAGCTTTGGGCTTGGCTGTCTCGCACTCGCATCCTGTTCCGGCAGCAGCGATCCCGCTCCCTTGAACTGCACCGCCGCCGTGGCCCCGGCCGTACGTTCATGTATCACGGAGTTCAGCGAGGCTGTGGCGACCTGCTACGAGTCCTCGGGGCTGCCTTGCGCGGACGACGCGGCGGGGTTGTCTGATCCGCTTGCGGCACTGGCTGAAACCGTTGCGCAGAGCTGCACCGATGGCGAATTCCTCAACCTGTCTCAGGAAGCTCTCGCCGCGCGTCTGGAAAATACCTGCAGGTCTGAGGCTTCGTCGATTGCCTGGCGCACATATGGCGGACCCCAGGGTGCCGTTTGGCCCAAGGTTTCGGATGAGGATCGGCTCTGTCTTTCCACCGCACATCGCACGGCTGTCGAAATGGTCGGCGCTTCCCTGGACTTGATGAACGGATGTCTGGCTGCCGAGGATTGCGCGACAGCTGCGGTGGACGAGGAGCGTGGCATGCTTCTGGTCGAGGCTGTCGCGGAAGCCAGCGCGGCATGTCCGGACCTTGCTTCTCTGGTGGCTGTTGACCCGCAAGTCTATATGAGTCGAGCAGCAGCGCAGGCCGACTGCGTGACGGCTTCAGCTCAGCCCTCGACCGAAGGCCTCGGGCTATCCTGCGGCCCGGACGCGGCGAACTTCACCGCGCCGCGCGGTGAATATGTTCAGGTGGTCCTCGACCCTGAGACAACCGGAACCCTTTGCGGGGATGGTTCGCCCTATGCCTTCTGGGTTCGAATGGCTCCCGAGGGATACCCGCTGGATCGTCTTCTGATCGGGTTGCAGGGTGGAGGTGTCTGTCTCGGAATTGGTGGTGATTGCGAAGCCAGGTTCGAGCAGAACCCGGGCCTCTTTACCGCCATGGATGATGCACCGATCAGCAGCGGCATCGCTTCGATTGATCCCGATGAAAGTGCCTTTGCCAATTGGACGCATGTCTATCTCCCATATTGCAATCAGGACGTCTTTGCCGGGGGCGGCGTGGTCGAGAGGCTGGGTGATTTTTCTCTACCGCGTTACGGGGGCATTAATCTGCGAGAATCTCTTGCAGGCGTGCGAAACGTGCTCTGGGGGATGATGGATGGTCAGGGAGGCGCCGGTTATCGATCGGACGAAGTTCTTGTTCTATTTGGCGGCTTCTCGGCGGGTAGCTACGGGACCGTCTACAACTACTGGTATTTGCCCGACGAACTTCTCTGGGAGCGCACCACCGGATTCGCTGATGCTGGACTGGCGCTGGATAATGGAGAACCGATTCTCGGAGTCAAGGGTTTCGGGATTGTCAAAATTCCTGCCTGGGGGACGCTTCCCTACCTGCCGTCATATTGCTTCGAGGGCGCATGCGCTTTGGGCGAGGTGATTGCCGAGGCTTTGGCGCCGCGCTTGAAAAAGGCCCCGCAGCAGCAGCTTCTGATGGTGAGCAACGAGCGGGATTTGACCCAACAGAACGACGCGTTTTTTGAGAGCGAACCGTTCTGGGTGAATACAATGCGTCGGACGGTCTGCGATACCTACGAGTTGAACGGAATCCATTGGTATCTCACCGGCGTGTCCACCGAGAGCATCCACGTGGTCACCATCCGTCCGGAGCTCTGGAATGCACCGGTGGACGGCGTACTCATGCGTGACTGGTTTGAGCGGGCCATTTTCGATCCGGACAATTTGCAGACTCGGGTGATCGAGGGGGACTTCGTTGAGGCTGTGCCTGGAGTCGCACCCTATCCGTGTGATGTGGCGGGCTGAACCGATGCGGTTGCGATGCCGGCAGGCTTTTAGCGCAGCAAGGTTTTGTCTCCTCCTGCTCGCGGCGTACCCGATCCTTCCTGCTCTGTCAGCGCACGCGTACTCGGTGCAGGGAGGGATTGGATTTGTCGCTATCGCGGATGCGGTCACGGGCGAAGCCGCTGTTCTCGAAGACGAAAATGGCATATCGCTCCAATCCGGAACGGTAGATGCATTAGGAAGCTTCGTTTTTCGAGGGCTGGTGCAAGGACGTTTGTATCGGGTGCGCTTGTCGGAGAGTGCCGGTGACGGAGTCTCTGTGCGGGTGAG is a genomic window of Candidatus Binatia bacterium containing:
- a CDS encoding molybdopterin-dependent oxidoreductase, whose protein sequence is MSNGATDVIYRDCTLCEAHCGVQITVDRGVGKVVDIRGDTEDPFSRGYICPKSTGLVGLSTDPDRVRHPLQRKGKDFQEISWEDALETVAERLGEIRTDHGANAIATYLGNPNAHDFGSNLSVPALVKAIGTKWRFSATSVDQLPKMFANQLLFGSPGSFAVPDLDRTDFFLILGANPLVSNGSIMTAPDMRGRLRALRERGGTLVVVDPRLTESAAIADLHVPIQPGTDALFLFALIHTIFDDQLADTGPLQRSVTGHESLRELARPFSPESVAEATGIAPETTRKLAHQFAKARTAACYGRLGICTQEFGTLASWLIDVLNILTGNLDRAGGVMFPHPAHAHAGPARRSSRMPYDRWRSRVRGLPEFAGELPVATLAEEIDTPGEGRVRALVTVAGNPVSSTPNAQRLDRALAQLDFMVSVDLYLNETTRHADIILPTSAPLERTNYPLAFHNLSIRNFAKWAPAVLDAPPGVKHLYEIVCEIGGRLNGSDGPAMDEMLRAGTLARIAGPGSANPEISQEEARRQLGDQPGPEWILDGMLRAGSRGNQFAGEGMTLDRLRAASHGLDLGPMEPRLESQLATADGRVQLDQPLMREDARRLEDLLQREHPELVLIGRRHLRSNNSWMHNLKNLAKGPNRCTLLIHPRDAEARGLVSGQFAEISSAAGSVRAEVEISDELRVGVVSLPHGYGTPATRPHMSVAGHLQPGANSNDLTDENAVDKTSGNAILNGIPVGIQAVADSRPNL
- a CDS encoding alpha/beta hydrolase, producing MAEQPSDLRLHGHHGNPLHADCFGPPDGAPIVFVHGGGQTRHSWHATARTLADLGWFSIALDQRGHGDSAWDTEGRYHYTDFAGDLEAVVQSLDQKPVLVGASLGGIACLLAEGGRPQPFARALILVDIAARMDPAGAQRIMDFMLANPEGFPDLDAAADAVAAYNPHRPRPASNEGLAKNLRLGDDGRWRWHWDPRFMSIKGRPQDSETVLDDAARALTLPTLLIRGQKSDLLTMEQVEHFLGLAPHAQFTDVGGAGHMVAGDRNDVFSEAVLQFLDSLSTEDS
- a CDS encoding pectin acetylesterase-family hydrolase, whose product is MAKIFPILRSFSFGLGCLALASCSGSSDPAPLNCTAAVAPAVRSCITEFSEAVATCYESSGLPCADDAAGLSDPLAALAETVAQSCTDGEFLNLSQEALAARLENTCRSEASSIAWRTYGGPQGAVWPKVSDEDRLCLSTAHRTAVEMVGASLDLMNGCLAAEDCATAAVDEERGMLLVEAVAEASAACPDLASLVAVDPQVYMSRAAAQADCVTASAQPSTEGLGLSCGPDAANFTAPRGEYVQVVLDPETTGTLCGDGSPYAFWVRMAPEGYPLDRLLIGLQGGGVCLGIGGDCEARFEQNPGLFTAMDDAPISSGIASIDPDESAFANWTHVYLPYCNQDVFAGGGVVERLGDFSLPRYGGINLRESLAGVRNVLWGMMDGQGGAGYRSDEVLVLFGGFSAGSYGTVYNYWYLPDELLWERTTGFADAGLALDNGEPILGVKGFGIVKIPAWGTLPYLPSYCFEGACALGEVIAEALAPRLKKAPQQQLLMVSNERDLTQQNDAFFESEPFWVNTMRRTVCDTYELNGIHWYLTGVSTESIHVVTIRPELWNAPVDGVLMRDWFERAIFDPDNLQTRVIEGDFVEAVPGVAPYPCDVAG
- a CDS encoding histidine phosphatase family protein: MERTVLTLVRHGQTAANTGGIWHGSTDTPLSDHGREQAARVAEGIRKRFRPDAIYASDLQRAHDTARAISAAVDVEIQLEPGLREYDLGSWEGRPYRELWDKEDLWGNMKKDPDFAPHGGESPRQVTDRLVGTLKAIAGKHPGQRVVCVAHGGAMSMAMGHILDGDYSQWKRILDNCSVAEIAFTEEPELLCFNEAWD
- a CDS encoding thioesterase family protein, producing the protein MNESATESAAIPCAEATLHHRVQFFETDAMGIVHHANYVRYLEMARIEWMDIHDRPYSEYVAMDRHFSTTRVEIDYKRAARFDDRLVTRVRLAWVRGASLGMSYEIQLDGENVAIAETRHAMVNGDGRPVRIPKERRDSLQGLLAGPPKAGAGEKPS
- a CDS encoding TonB-dependent receptor, with translation MRALFGVIWITSFLLVAGSSAALEPDDTVAGLVESAPEPAAAEPAATDGSTVVDDAEQGEDAGSLAREFAVEEIVVSARRREELEQQVPVAMTVLGEKQLQSAFTRDISDITGYAPNVIINPVRVGPSGTAISIRGISFQDIEKSFDPGVGVLIDDVFLGVSAGSLVSNFDVGSIEVLRGPQGTLFGKNTIGGAIRVTRTRPTGEWGLKSSVTGGSYGRNDYRVLINAPVIEDKLAAKAWFYSENDDGSMYNETKKRWVGGQNYWTAGLTLEATPTDNLTILGTYEHIRDDTPTLPLINLSQFPGESIYLPGGDLQCREYGECSVDNLDRVTTQNFSDRSHMDLDAVTVQADLLLEDIGTLTSITGWRGHTESVNADMDASAIDYFSVLREQTYDQVSEEVRLATEEFAGFQFVAGLYLWWAQFTLDQTSYFLTSRLDPGLPIDTDLVLKTGQETFSIAPFFQADYAITDWLSATAGLRFTWEQKRLTRFDQSVHIGEAVIPIVGDAGQTAHWNAPTPMAGLDAQITDEAMTYFLYSRGFKSGGYNVRAGSIESLGPYDPEYVDSMEVGLKSDWFDDRLRANASLFWNIYDDKQEEILSYYPESPVGQQTFVENVAKARTRGFELELIAVLLPDLTVRQSFGYLDASYIDGEFTYIVDGGEFKEPFASQQMRRAPKFQYSIFVDYIRELGPGLVNLHLDWRWIDQYQTSFPNIAIGEVPANSKLNLLVGYTLPMPGAEDWTLRVEAFGRNINNPSVLGQTVAAAGLFTFGALPPPRTWGVEMQVAWN
- a CDS encoding aldehyde dehydrogenase family protein gives rise to the protein MAIFEPMESTGESRKYNVKSPVTMESIGEFTAGTDEEVHEAVARARAAQPAWAALSFDQRAEFLWKLVDVTVRRMDELIDIVIQETGKTRNEAVMMEAFAACMQISHYAKRAGKYLRTAERRASGLQRFSKKITLVYQPLGVVGLITPWNGPVALTANPFAQAVMAGNTVVHKPSEVTPFSAKLFEEFTREAGFPEGVYQVVQGDGATGAALLDAGLDKVSFTGSVATGRKVGETCGRNLIPCTLELGGKDAMIVCRDADLDRAADGALRGSFFNTGHYCCGTERVYVPEAIYDDFVAKVVDQASKLKQSATEEGDVGAVFWDRQMDIIEAHMRDARAKGAKVLLGGDRRDDLPGYFFPPTVVTEVENSMDLMTKETFGPIIAIQKVADEEEAIEKANDSDYGLSGTVWTTDLAKGLAMGKRILTGSVIVNDISVTYGIPEAPFGGLKSSGVGQVNGETGIRGYCHPHPIIVDKAKKSQGGYPYTAESAAQMEKFAKFLYGNRFLRRLMS